From a region of the Methanolobus tindarius DSM 2278 genome:
- a CDS encoding glycosyltransferase, which yields MDDYNYIIVTPCKNEEVSLPGLIDSIISNTIKPKLWVIVDDGSTDSTPLILNQLKEENDFVQIIKNQHSKRDLSFHYAEIVNDAINYSIKYCDDSSIPCDFIALIDADMVLHSDFFETIIGRLHSDPDLGVCSGSAAYYVGDKLVNESGRSQNPIGGLRVWRKKCFIESGGFPRSYSADSVSNVLAILAGWKIKKYDDIIGITVRPTTSTEGFWKGYKMRGVSDYYRDYHPIYVVMKAFKYFTKSPFYIGVAYLYGYVYGIIKVKEKIEIPEVRHYYRHKYKEFFD from the coding sequence ATGGATGATTACAATTATATCATTGTTACACCTTGCAAAAATGAAGAAGTTTCTTTACCAGGTCTTATTGATTCTATAATAAGTAATACAATAAAACCTAAACTATGGGTTATTGTGGATGATGGAAGCACAGATTCAACACCACTTATTTTAAACCAGCTAAAAGAGGAAAATGATTTTGTTCAGATTATAAAGAATCAACACTCTAAAAGAGATTTAAGTTTTCATTATGCAGAAATAGTTAATGATGCAATTAATTATTCCATAAAATATTGTGATGACAGCAGTATTCCATGCGACTTTATCGCATTAATTGATGCTGATATGGTGTTACATTCAGACTTCTTTGAGACTATCATTGGACGTTTACATTCTGATCCTGATTTAGGTGTATGTAGTGGATCAGCAGCATATTACGTAGGAGATAAACTGGTAAATGAAAGTGGGCGTTCTCAAAATCCCATTGGGGGCTTGCGTGTCTGGAGAAAAAAATGCTTTATCGAATCAGGTGGTTTCCCCCGTAGTTATTCTGCAGATTCAGTTTCAAACGTATTAGCTATTCTTGCTGGGTGGAAAATCAAAAAATATGATGACATTATTGGAATAACCGTGCGTCCTACTACAAGCACAGAAGGATTTTGGAAAGGCTATAAAATGAGAGGAGTCTCTGACTATTACAGAGACTATCATCCCATTTATGTGGTAATGAAGGCATTTAAATATTTCACTAAATCTCCCTTTTATATTGGGGTCGCTTATTTATACGGTTATGTATATGGAATTATAAAAGTAAAAGAAAAAATAGAAATTCCAGAAGTTCGTCATTATTACAGGCACAAATACAAGGAATTTTTCGATTAA